The Deinococcus depolymerans genome has a segment encoding these proteins:
- a CDS encoding TIGR00282 family metallophosphoesterase, which translates to MIRLLFVGDVFASPGRRVLGSHLPSLRSQADFIVVNMENAAGGFGMHREAADGALRAGAHCLTLGNHAWHHKDIYVLMQDEGTYPIVRPLNYSDPGTPGVGWRSFDVKTAHGTERLTVVNLLGRVFMEAVDNPFRAMDTLLERDDLGSVFVDFHAEATSEKQGLARYLDGRVAAVIGTHTHVPTADTRILPGGTAFQADAGFTGPHESIIGSDPHGPIERFVTERPHRYGAADGPAELNGVFVQIEAGRAVGIERYRYVEEA; encoded by the coding sequence ATGATCAGGTTGCTGTTTGTGGGGGACGTGTTCGCTTCACCGGGGCGGCGGGTGCTGGGATCGCACCTGCCGTCGCTGCGGTCGCAGGCGGATTTCATCGTGGTGAACATGGAGAACGCGGCGGGTGGGTTCGGGATGCACCGCGAGGCGGCGGACGGGGCGCTGCGGGCCGGGGCGCACTGCCTGACGCTGGGGAACCACGCGTGGCACCACAAGGACATCTACGTGCTGATGCAGGACGAGGGCACGTACCCGATCGTGCGGCCCCTGAACTACAGCGATCCGGGCACGCCGGGCGTCGGCTGGCGGTCCTTCGACGTGAAGACCGCGCACGGCACCGAGCGGCTGACGGTCGTGAACCTGCTCGGGCGGGTGTTCATGGAGGCGGTGGACAACCCGTTCCGGGCGATGGACACCCTGCTGGAACGCGACGACCTGGGCAGCGTGTTCGTGGATTTCCACGCGGAGGCCACCAGTGAGAAGCAGGGCCTGGCACGCTACCTGGACGGGCGGGTGGCGGCCGTGATCGGCACGCACACGCACGTGCCCACGGCGGACACGCGGATCCTGCCGGGCGGCACGGCGTTCCAGGCGGACGCGGGTTTCACCGGGCCGCACGAGTCGATCATCGGGAGCGATCCGCACGGCCCGATCGAGCGGTTCGTGACCGAACGCCCGCACCGGTACGGCGCGGCGGACGGCCCGGCGGAACTGAACGGCGTCTTTGTCCAGATAGAGGCGGGGCGCGCGGTGGGCATCGAGCGGTACCGTTACGTGGAAGAGGCGTGA
- a CDS encoding universal stress protein, with the protein MTRLLVTTDGSELGHLALEHAQALAGALHATLTVLTVQADPVALVGEFAYVPPVSAEEFAAETASLRAALQARMPGARVRVEPANGRSLPRAILDAALDEHAALIVMSTHGRGGLGRALLGSVAEAVAHHAPVPVMLVRQGQPPATWGVAGPDATLPVNAPHA; encoded by the coding sequence ATGACGCGACTACTCGTCACGACGGACGGCAGCGAACTCGGGCACCTCGCACTGGAACACGCACAGGCGCTGGCGGGCGCGCTGCACGCCACGCTGACGGTCCTGACCGTGCAGGCGGACCCGGTGGCGCTGGTGGGTGAATTCGCGTACGTTCCCCCGGTCAGCGCCGAGGAGTTCGCGGCCGAGACCGCCAGCCTCCGCGCGGCCCTGCAGGCGCGGATGCCGGGCGCGCGGGTGCGGGTGGAACCCGCCAACGGCCGGAGCCTGCCGCGCGCCATCCTGGACGCCGCGCTCGACGAGCACGCCGCGCTGATCGTCATGAGCACCCACGGGCGGGGCGGACTGGGCCGCGCCCTGCTGGGCAGCGTGGCCGAGGCGGTCGCGCACCACGCGCCGGTGCCCGTGATGCTGGTCCGCCAGGGGCAGCCGCCCGCCACCTGGGGCGTCGCCGGTCCGGACGCCACCCTGCCCGTGAACGCACCGCACGCCTGA
- a CDS encoding U32 family peptidase has product MPRVPVKPEVMSPVGGEAQLRAAVEAGADAVFFGVNPARDQAGRAGRADGAGFHARAKVGFELEALPEIMGGLHARGVQGFVTFNVLVFDRELRQAERQLIALAEAGVDALIVQDHGVARLAHEICPDLPIHGSTQMSITSAEGAELARRFGASRVVLGRELSLRDIERIANQTDIELETFVHGALCVSYSGQCFSSEAWGGRSANRGQCAQACRLPYDLFVDGLQRDLGDARYLLSPGDLYALHQVPELVRIGVDCLKIEGRYKDAEFVALTTAAYRKAVDEAWAGLPLSVTRQEEQDLEQVYSRGLAPHFMAGTNHQTVVRGRAPRHRGVRVGTVRGVTERGVLVELSEPLKPGDGLVFDPANWRAPEGREEGGFLYGLWQDGRQLDDAALAHVRAGGVYELRFGRGAVDGRRVREGDPVWRTQDPTLAARVKPLVEAADPVYTRPVTAHFTGHVGFPPTLTLTDGHGRSVTATLPDALGEARNRALDAAGLREQLGKLGGTPFHLQDLTTDLRGAGFLPVSALNALRRDATAQLTALRAQTPERRAAPRLDSTLATLPRADRAPADHTPRLHVLVRTPEQLDAALESRPDSVTLDYLELYGLKPSVERVRAAGLPVRVASPRILKPTEQNLQKFLQSLNAGILVRSGGLLEGLQAQRGQESGGAELTGDFSLNAANVLTTRALLDLGLSRLTPTHDLNAQQITELAGLVGGPNLEVIAYGHLPVFHTEHCVFCRFLSSGTDYTNCGHPCETHRVALRDERGHTHPVMADVGCRNTVFEGRPQVAAPHLGEWLRAGIRDLRLEFVHETPQQVTGVIGAHRAFLAGELSAAALHEALDALSAGSGVTEGSLFVPHDFGTLDALPVL; this is encoded by the coding sequence ATGCCGCGTGTTCCCGTGAAACCCGAAGTGATGAGCCCCGTGGGCGGTGAGGCGCAGCTGCGCGCCGCCGTGGAGGCCGGCGCGGACGCCGTGTTCTTCGGCGTGAACCCCGCCCGTGATCAGGCGGGCCGCGCCGGCCGGGCCGACGGGGCGGGCTTTCACGCACGCGCCAAGGTGGGCTTCGAACTGGAGGCCCTGCCGGAGATCATGGGCGGCCTGCACGCGCGGGGCGTGCAGGGCTTCGTGACGTTCAACGTGCTGGTGTTCGACCGGGAGTTGCGGCAGGCCGAGCGGCAACTGATCGCGCTGGCCGAGGCGGGCGTGGACGCGCTGATCGTGCAGGATCACGGCGTGGCGCGCCTGGCGCACGAGATCTGCCCGGACCTGCCCATTCACGGCAGCACGCAGATGAGCATCACGTCCGCCGAGGGGGCCGAGCTCGCGCGGCGCTTCGGGGCGAGCCGGGTGGTGCTGGGCCGCGAACTGAGCCTGCGGGACATCGAACGCATCGCGAACCAGACGGACATCGAACTGGAAACCTTCGTGCACGGGGCGCTGTGCGTCAGTTACTCCGGGCAGTGTTTCTCCAGTGAAGCCTGGGGTGGGCGCAGCGCGAACCGGGGGCAGTGCGCGCAGGCCTGCCGCCTGCCGTACGACCTGTTCGTGGACGGCCTGCAACGCGACCTGGGCGACGCCCGTTACCTGCTGTCGCCCGGCGACCTGTACGCGCTGCATCAGGTGCCCGAGCTGGTGCGGATCGGCGTGGACTGCCTGAAGATCGAGGGCCGCTATAAGGACGCCGAGTTCGTCGCCCTGACCACCGCCGCGTACCGCAAGGCCGTGGACGAGGCCTGGGCGGGCCTGCCGCTGAGCGTCACCCGGCAGGAGGAGCAGGACCTGGAACAGGTGTACTCGCGCGGGCTGGCGCCGCACTTCATGGCGGGCACGAACCACCAGACGGTCGTGCGTGGCCGCGCGCCGAGGCACCGGGGCGTGCGGGTGGGCACCGTGCGCGGCGTCACCGAACGCGGCGTGCTGGTCGAACTGAGCGAACCCCTGAAACCCGGCGACGGACTGGTGTTCGACCCGGCCAACTGGCGCGCCCCGGAGGGCCGCGAGGAGGGCGGGTTCCTGTACGGCCTGTGGCAGGACGGCCGGCAGCTGGACGACGCGGCGCTGGCCCACGTCCGTGCGGGCGGCGTGTACGAACTGCGTTTCGGGCGCGGCGCCGTCGATGGCCGCCGCGTGCGCGAGGGCGACCCGGTCTGGCGCACCCAGGACCCCACCCTGGCCGCGCGTGTAAAACCGCTGGTCGAGGCGGCCGACCCGGTGTACACCCGCCCGGTCACGGCGCACTTCACGGGGCACGTGGGCTTCCCGCCCACCCTGACCCTGACCGACGGGCACGGCCGCAGCGTCACCGCCACCCTGCCGGACGCGCTGGGCGAGGCCCGCAACCGCGCGCTGGACGCGGCGGGCCTGCGTGAGCAGCTGGGCAAGCTGGGCGGCACGCCGTTCCACCTGCAGGACCTGACCACCGACCTGCGCGGCGCGGGCTTCCTGCCGGTCAGCGCCCTGAACGCCCTGCGCCGCGACGCGACCGCGCAACTGACCGCCCTGCGCGCCCAGACGCCCGAGCGCCGCGCGGCGCCCCGCCTGGACAGCACCCTGGCCACCCTGCCCCGCGCGGACCGCGCGCCCGCCGACCACACCCCGCGGCTGCACGTGCTGGTCCGCACGCCCGAACAGCTGGACGCCGCGCTGGAAAGCCGCCCGGACTCGGTCACGCTGGATTACCTGGAACTGTACGGCCTGAAACCCAGCGTGGAACGCGTGCGGGCCGCCGGACTGCCCGTGCGGGTCGCCAGCCCCCGCATCCTGAAACCCACCGAGCAGAACCTCCAGAAGTTCCTGCAGTCCCTGAACGCCGGCATCCTGGTCCGCAGCGGCGGCCTGCTCGAGGGCCTGCAGGCGCAGCGTGGACAGGAATCGGGTGGGGCCGAACTGACCGGTGATTTCAGCCTGAACGCCGCGAACGTCCTGACCACCCGCGCGCTGCTGGACCTGGGCCTGAGCCGCCTGACCCCCACCCACGACCTGAACGCGCAGCAGATCACGGAACTCGCCGGCCTGGTCGGCGGGCCGAACCTGGAAGTCATCGCGTACGGGCACCTGCCGGTCTTCCACACCGAGCACTGCGTGTTCTGCCGCTTCCTGAGCAGCGGCACCGACTACACCAACTGCGGGCACCCCTGCGAGACGCACCGGGTCGCCCTGCGCGACGAGCGCGGCCACACGCACCCGGTCATGGCGGACGTGGGGTGCCGCAACACGGTGTTCGAGGGCCGCCCGCAGGTCGCCGCGCCGCACCTGGGTGAGTGGCTGCGCGCCGGGATCCGCGACCTGCGCCTGGAATTCGTGCACGAAACGCCGCAGCAGGTCACGGGCGTCATCGGGGCGCACCGCGCGTTCCTGGCGGGCGAACTGTCGGCCGCCGCGCTGCACGAAGCCCTGGACGCCCTGTCTGCCGGGTCCGGCGTGACCGAGGGCAGCCTGTTCGTCCCGCACGACTTCGGCACGCTGGACGCCCTGCCGGTGCTGTGA
- a CDS encoding DUF402 domain-containing protein, with protein sequence MTRQAHPVKVERHDVAARCHYTNTGARPVHTYRETPFGLFVAREFHAHPRIRHWQAHLIPTLNLVVCRYDFHGRREHDYYLDVADISRHGDVWQVRDLYLDLIVHDGLMAEIADTDELLAAREAGYLTETEMHRAVAIAHAALSGLGRARYVLPDWLARRNMHLHWCDAAVSA encoded by the coding sequence ATGACCCGACAGGCGCATCCGGTGAAGGTGGAAAGACACGACGTGGCCGCACGTTGCCATTACACCAATACCGGCGCACGCCCCGTGCACACCTACCGCGAGACGCCCTTCGGTCTGTTCGTCGCCCGCGAATTTCACGCGCACCCGCGCATCCGGCACTGGCAGGCGCACCTGATCCCGACCCTGAACCTCGTGGTGTGCCGCTACGACTTTCACGGGCGGCGCGAACACGACTACTACCTGGACGTGGCCGACATCAGCCGCCACGGCGACGTGTGGCAGGTGCGGGACCTGTACCTGGACCTGATCGTGCACGACGGCCTGATGGCCGAGATTGCCGACACCGACGAACTGCTCGCCGCGCGCGAGGCCGGATACCTGACCGAAACCGAGATGCACCGCGCGGTCGCCATCGCGCACGCGGCGCTGTCCGGCCTGGGCCGCGCCCGCTACGTGCTGCCCGACTGGCTGGCCCGCCGGAACATGCACCTGCACTGGTGCGACGCGGCCGTGTCCGCCTGA
- a CDS encoding nucleotidyltransferase domain-containing protein yields MPTNPPPLSEAQARLAATVPAALERVRRVPGVLGVLWCGSAARGEGTAHSDLDFHVLVDGDRRWRANYVVDGVPVEVFHNPVRKVRAMFAAAQGDTITMFAEGRVVMPHPELDALVAEARALHAAGPAPRPLTQQARFRLIEEVMDARALADAGDPLHVLVACRAAELALEGLFGVRGWWEVKPQRWLPTLQVRDPDAAHDFHAVLTTPDAGARQAALEALTVRVTGDLTYQEGGSEPVSVP; encoded by the coding sequence ATGCCCACCAACCCACCCCCCCTGTCAGAAGCCCAGGCCCGGCTGGCCGCCACGGTTCCGGCCGCGCTGGAGCGTGTTCGCCGCGTGCCGGGCGTCCTGGGTGTGCTGTGGTGCGGAAGTGCCGCGCGCGGCGAGGGAACCGCGCACAGCGACCTGGATTTCCACGTGCTGGTGGACGGCGACCGGCGCTGGCGTGCCAACTACGTCGTGGACGGCGTGCCGGTCGAGGTGTTTCACAACCCGGTCCGCAAGGTCCGGGCGATGTTCGCCGCCGCGCAGGGGGACACCATCACCATGTTCGCCGAGGGCCGCGTGGTGATGCCGCACCCGGAACTGGACGCCCTGGTGGCCGAGGCCCGCGCCCTGCATGCCGCCGGTCCCGCTCCGCGCCCCCTGACGCAGCAGGCGCGGTTCCGGCTGATCGAGGAGGTCATGGATGCCCGCGCCCTGGCCGACGCGGGCGACCCGCTGCACGTGCTGGTGGCCTGCCGCGCGGCAGAACTGGCCCTGGAAGGTCTGTTCGGCGTGCGCGGCTGGTGGGAGGTCAAGCCCCAGCGCTGGCTGCCCACGTTGCAGGTGCGGGACCCGGACGCCGCCCACGACTTCCACGCCGTCCTGACCACCCCGGACGCCGGGGCGCGGCAGGCGGCGCTGGAGGCCCTGACCGTCCGCGTGACCGGCGACCTGACGTACCAGGAAGGCGGCAGCGAACCGGTCAGCGTGCCCTGA
- a CDS encoding ABC transporter ATP-binding protein — MIEVSGYTKRYGRHEAVSNLSFTVQPGAVFGLLGSNGAGKTTTIRALVGLTRPSSGTVRVAGFDVWRDPVKAKAAFGYIPDRPYLYGKLTARELLRFVGQLYQVPDADSEIDRWLEFFRLTDFGNELIETYSHGMRQKVAIVAALLPDPPVLIVDEPMVGLDPHAARQVRDLFRSHADRGRTVLLTTHSLPVAEAVCDRLVVLDRGRVLGEGSMDDLRARTGTEAGGVHGDSLERIFFRLLEDELEEGRRAREAEQAGVGA; from the coding sequence ATGATCGAGGTCAGTGGGTATACCAAGCGCTACGGGCGGCACGAGGCCGTCAGCAACCTGTCGTTCACGGTGCAGCCCGGCGCGGTGTTCGGCCTGCTGGGCAGCAACGGGGCGGGGAAGACCACCACCATCCGTGCGCTCGTCGGTCTGACCCGCCCGAGTAGCGGCACGGTGCGCGTGGCGGGCTTCGACGTGTGGCGCGACCCGGTGAAGGCCAAGGCGGCGTTCGGGTACATCCCGGACCGCCCGTACCTGTACGGCAAACTGACCGCCCGCGAGCTGCTGCGCTTCGTGGGGCAGCTGTACCAGGTGCCGGACGCGGACAGCGAGATCGACCGCTGGCTGGAATTCTTCCGCCTGACCGACTTCGGCAACGAGCTGATCGAGACGTACTCGCATGGCATGCGGCAGAAGGTGGCGATCGTCGCCGCGCTGCTGCCCGACCCCCCGGTCCTGATCGTGGACGAGCCGATGGTGGGGCTCGACCCGCACGCGGCGCGGCAGGTGCGGGACCTGTTCCGCTCGCACGCCGACCGGGGCCGCACCGTGCTGCTGACCACCCACTCGCTGCCCGTCGCGGAGGCCGTCTGCGACCGCCTGGTTGTCCTGGACCGGGGCAGGGTGCTCGGCGAGGGCAGCATGGACGATCTGCGCGCCCGCACCGGCACCGAGGCGGGGGGCGTGCACGGCGACAGCCTGGAACGCATCTTCTTCCGCCTGCTGGAGGACGAACTGGAGGAGGGGCGACGCGCCCGCGAGGCCGAACAGGCCGGGGTGGGCGCTTGA
- a CDS encoding putative ABC transporter permease subunit, which produces MTVRPAPRPARTAPPSLSALKLRALAHTIRRAPKWGYALVGTLALLLVVGEVVGTWKALTFLGRFGDIGLNVFSRVLEIGLITLSSGVTFSATTAAISTLYLSDDLNFLLTQPIRTTRVFALKVTETFLNAALVPVFLTVPLLLTVAAYFHAPVWAYPVMILAALLVFAAPVGLGALLAVLLMRVAPVGRVREVSTGLGVVISAALVYAIRALRPEVLVQKLQDPTRVEALLRDFAGPSSPLLPPSWAAQGIWQAAHGQLAAPLLPLLLLTVTLLLGATLLAAKAYQDGWARALDSSTPRLDPRPRRAGPSERLLTRLGPGGALAAKDLRVTLRDPTQWSQLLVVVALAGVYLVSVRAVPIPVPQFRGILGYIQLAFQGFIIAGIAVRLAFPAVSTEARAYWLLRTAPIDPRQIVLSKFLGVLPVTLTVGLVMGVASALSMNLGPTLLLLSVLVSVSNALVITALGVGLGAAAPKFDADNPAEIGVSPGGLAFMGLSLAYSVLCLLLLARPAAGSVLRPDLYPGYSALGTPEGILGLIGLLLATVLGTSLSLRSGWQRLDRLE; this is translated from the coding sequence TTGACCGTCAGGCCCGCCCCCCGCCCCGCCCGCACCGCGCCGCCCAGCCTGAGCGCCCTGAAACTCCGCGCGCTGGCCCACACCATCCGCCGGGCGCCGAAGTGGGGCTACGCGCTGGTCGGCACCCTGGCCCTGCTGCTGGTGGTGGGCGAGGTGGTCGGCACCTGGAAGGCCCTGACGTTCCTGGGGCGCTTCGGGGACATCGGCCTGAACGTCTTCTCGCGCGTGCTGGAGATCGGCCTGATCACGCTGAGCAGCGGCGTGACGTTCAGCGCCACCACCGCCGCCATCAGCACGCTGTACCTCAGCGACGACCTGAACTTCCTGCTGACCCAGCCCATCAGGACCACCCGCGTGTTCGCGCTGAAGGTCACCGAGACGTTCCTGAACGCCGCGCTGGTCCCGGTGTTCCTGACCGTGCCGCTGCTGCTGACCGTCGCCGCTTACTTCCACGCGCCCGTCTGGGCGTACCCGGTCATGATCCTGGCCGCGCTGCTGGTCTTCGCCGCGCCGGTGGGCCTGGGCGCGCTGCTGGCCGTGCTGCTCATGCGGGTCGCCCCGGTCGGCCGCGTGCGCGAGGTCAGCACCGGCCTGGGCGTGGTCATCAGCGCCGCCCTGGTGTACGCCATCCGCGCCCTGCGGCCCGAGGTGCTCGTGCAGAAACTCCAGGACCCCACCAGGGTCGAGGCGCTGCTGCGCGACTTCGCCGGGCCCAGCAGCCCCCTCCTCCCGCCCTCGTGGGCCGCGCAGGGCATCTGGCAGGCCGCGCACGGGCAGCTCGCCGCGCCGCTGCTGCCCCTGCTGCTGCTGACCGTCACGCTGCTCCTCGGCGCGACCCTGCTGGCCGCGAAGGCCTACCAGGACGGCTGGGCCCGCGCCCTGGACTCCAGCACCCCCAGACTCGACCCGCGCCCCCGCCGCGCCGGGCCCAGCGAACGCCTGCTGACCCGCCTCGGCCCCGGCGGCGCGCTGGCCGCCAAGGACCTGCGCGTCACGCTGCGCGACCCCACCCAGTGGAGCCAGCTGCTCGTGGTCGTCGCCCTGGCGGGCGTGTACCTCGTGAGCGTCAGGGCCGTGCCCATCCCGGTGCCGCAGTTCCGGGGCATCCTCGGGTACATCCAGCTGGCCTTCCAGGGGTTCATCATCGCCGGGATCGCCGTGCGCCTCGCCTTTCCCGCCGTGTCCACCGAAGCGCGGGCGTACTGGCTGCTGCGCACCGCGCCCATCGACCCGCGCCAGATCGTCCTCAGCAAGTTCCTGGGCGTGCTGCCCGTCACCCTGACTGTGGGCCTCGTCATGGGCGTCGCCAGCGCCCTGAGCATGAACCTCGGCCCCACCCTGCTGCTCCTCAGCGTGCTTGTCAGCGTCAGCAACGCCCTCGTCATCACCGCGCTCGGCGTCGGCCTGGGCGCGGCCGCCCCCAAGTTCGACGCCGACAACCCCGCCGAGATCGGCGTCAGCCCCGGCGGCCTCGCCTTCATGGGCCTCAGCCTCGCGTACTCGGTGCTGTGCCTCCTGCTGCTCGCCCGGCCCGCCGCCGGCAGCGTCCTGCGGCCCGACCTGTACCCCGGCTACAGCGCCCTGGGCACCCCGGAAGGCATCCTGGGACTGATCGGCCTGCTGCTCGCCACCGTCCTCGGCACGTCCCTCAGCCTCCGCAGCGGCTGGCAACGCCTCGACCGGCTGGAATAG
- a CDS encoding YciI-like protein, with protein sequence MHFLLLYRDLVPDYVTRREPLRAAHLAHAQAAAERGELLLGGALADPVDGAALLFQGDAPDAAEQFARTDPYVRGGLVGTWEVRRWHTVVGAGAAHRP encoded by the coding sequence ATGCACTTCCTGCTGCTGTACCGCGACCTCGTTCCCGATTACGTCACGCGGCGCGAGCCGTTGCGGGCCGCGCACCTCGCGCACGCGCAGGCGGCGGCCGAACGGGGCGAGCTGCTGCTGGGGGGCGCACTGGCCGACCCGGTGGACGGCGCCGCGCTGCTGTTCCAGGGCGACGCGCCGGACGCTGCCGAGCAGTTTGCCCGGACGGACCCGTACGTGCGGGGCGGACTGGTGGGCACCTGGGAGGTGCGGCGCTGGCACACGGTGGTCGGGGCGGGCGCGGCCCACCGGCCCTGA
- a CDS encoding saccharopine dehydrogenase family protein: MSKVIIIGAGGVANVVAKKCAQNDSVFTEVLIATRTVAKADKIVAEIKEHMPDSRAVFTTATVDADNVPELVKLIQDFGPKMVINVALPYQDLTIMDACLETGVHYLDTANYEPKDVAKFEYSWQWAYQDRFREKGLMALLGCGFDPGATQAFTAHHAKHHFQEIHYLDIVDCNNGNHGKAFATNFNPEINIREITANGRYWENGQWVETQPLEISQDIYYPKVATRKSFVLYHEELESLVKHFPTIKRARFWMTFGEAYIKHLNVLEGIGMTSIEPINFRGMKVAPIEFLKAVLPAPESLAAGYSGQTCIGVQAKGIGKDGQPKVHFVYNVKDHADCYREVQAQGVSYTTGVPAMIGAMLMLNGDWMQPGVWNVEQLDPDPFFDAMNKWGLPISELADIELVKD; this comes from the coding sequence ATGAGCAAGGTCATCATCATCGGAGCGGGCGGCGTCGCCAACGTCGTCGCCAAGAAATGCGCCCAGAACGACAGCGTCTTCACGGAAGTCCTGATCGCCACGCGCACCGTCGCCAAGGCCGACAAGATCGTCGCCGAGATCAAGGAGCACATGCCCGACAGCCGGGCCGTGTTCACCACCGCCACCGTCGACGCGGACAACGTCCCCGAACTCGTCAAGCTGATTCAGGACTTCGGACCCAAGATGGTCATCAACGTCGCCCTGCCGTACCAGGACCTGACCATCATGGACGCCTGCCTGGAAACCGGCGTGCACTACCTCGACACCGCCAACTACGAACCCAAGGACGTCGCCAAGTTCGAGTACTCCTGGCAGTGGGCGTACCAGGACCGCTTCAGGGAGAAGGGCCTGATGGCGCTGCTCGGCTGCGGCTTCGACCCCGGCGCCACCCAGGCCTTCACCGCGCACCACGCCAAGCATCACTTCCAGGAGATCCACTACCTGGACATCGTGGACTGCAACAACGGCAACCACGGCAAGGCGTTCGCCACGAACTTCAACCCGGAAATCAACATCCGCGAGATCACCGCCAACGGCCGCTACTGGGAAAACGGCCAGTGGGTCGAAACCCAGCCGCTGGAAATCAGCCAGGACATCTACTACCCCAAGGTCGCGACCCGCAAGAGCTTCGTGCTGTACCACGAGGAACTCGAGTCCCTCGTCAAGCACTTCCCGACCATCAAGCGCGCCCGCTTCTGGATGACCTTCGGTGAGGCGTACATCAAGCACCTGAACGTCCTCGAGGGCATCGGCATGACCTCGATCGAACCCATCAACTTCCGCGGCATGAAGGTCGCCCCGATCGAGTTCCTGAAGGCCGTGCTGCCCGCCCCCGAGTCCCTGGCGGCCGGGTACAGCGGTCAGACCTGCATCGGCGTGCAGGCCAAGGGTATCGGCAAGGACGGCCAGCCCAAGGTGCACTTCGTGTACAACGTGAAGGACCACGCCGACTGCTACCGCGAGGTGCAGGCGCAGGGCGTCAGCTACACCACCGGCGTGCCCGCCATGATCGGCGCGATGCTGATGTTGAATGGGGACTGGATGCAGCCCGGCGTGTGGAACGTCGAGCAGCTCGACCCCGATCCCTTCTTCGACGCGATGAACAAGTGGGGCCTGCCCATCAGCGAACTCGCCGACATCGAACTCGTCAAGGACTGA
- a CDS encoding catalase: MPDKKDTAYAPTESTDMQTTAPQAPQGRLTNHSGNLAPSNTNSLTAGERGPVLLQDWHLLERMAHFNRERVPERVVHAKGSGAFGTFRVTRAIPELTVASIFQKEGNECRMLARFSTVAGEKGFADTVRDPRGFALKFYTEDGNWDLVGNNTPIFFVRDPIKFQDFIHSQKRHPVTGRRSAAMQFDFWGLRPESLHQVMYLFGDRGLPRSYRFMNGYSSHTYSLWNGQGERFYVKWHFHSQQGVQNLTEEVAAKIAAANPDYHFQDLFDAIERGEHPKWTVSIQVMPEKDAETYHINPFDLTKVWPHADYPLMQVGEFELNENPQNYFAEIEQAAFEPSNLPRGFGASPDKMLQARLMSYADAHRYRIGINYAALPVNRAACPVMTYHRDGQTRFDGNFGGTPVYEPNSYGGPAVAEGTPQEPPMPLGNLADRYGWPEDDADLYGQPRELYRVMQPDERKRLAMNFAGALADVPAFIADRFIGHLEKVSDELAGNVRAGIAQKKAEGHPELTDLLTETHTHAAGGDQKPRQTLAVGADD, encoded by the coding sequence ATGCCAGACAAGAAAGACACCGCCTACGCGCCCACCGAATCCACCGACATGCAGACCACCGCGCCCCAGGCCCCCCAGGGACGCCTCACCAACCACTCCGGGAACCTCGCGCCCAGCAACACCAACAGCCTCACCGCCGGCGAGCGCGGCCCCGTGCTGCTGCAGGACTGGCACCTGCTCGAACGCATGGCGCACTTCAACCGCGAGCGCGTCCCCGAACGCGTCGTGCACGCCAAGGGCAGCGGCGCCTTCGGCACCTTCCGCGTCACGCGCGCCATCCCGGAACTGACGGTCGCCAGCATCTTCCAGAAGGAAGGCAACGAGTGCCGCATGCTCGCCCGCTTCAGCACCGTCGCCGGCGAGAAGGGCTTCGCCGACACCGTCCGCGACCCGCGCGGCTTCGCCCTGAAGTTCTACACCGAGGACGGCAACTGGGACCTGGTCGGCAACAACACCCCGATCTTCTTCGTGCGCGACCCCATCAAGTTCCAGGACTTCATCCACAGCCAGAAACGCCACCCGGTCACGGGCCGCCGCAGCGCCGCCATGCAGTTCGACTTCTGGGGCCTGCGCCCCGAGAGCCTGCACCAGGTCATGTACCTGTTCGGGGACCGTGGCCTGCCGCGCTCCTACCGCTTCATGAACGGCTATTCCAGCCACACCTACAGCCTCTGGAACGGGCAGGGCGAACGCTTCTACGTCAAGTGGCACTTCCACAGCCAGCAGGGCGTGCAGAACCTGACCGAGGAGGTCGCCGCGAAGATCGCCGCCGCGAACCCCGACTACCACTTCCAGGACCTGTTCGACGCCATCGAACGCGGCGAGCACCCCAAATGGACCGTCAGCATCCAGGTCATGCCCGAGAAGGACGCCGAGACGTACCACATCAACCCCTTCGACCTCACCAAGGTCTGGCCGCACGCCGACTACCCCCTGATGCAGGTCGGGGAATTCGAACTGAACGAGAACCCCCAGAACTACTTCGCCGAGATCGAGCAGGCCGCCTTCGAGCCCAGCAACCTGCCGCGCGGCTTCGGCGCCAGCCCCGACAAGATGCTCCAGGCCAGATTGATGAGCTACGCCGACGCGCACCGCTACCGCATCGGCATCAACTACGCCGCGCTCCCGGTGAACAGGGCCGCCTGCCCGGTCATGACCTACCACCGCGACGGCCAGACGCGCTTCGACGGCAACTTCGGCGGCACGCCCGTGTACGAACCCAACTCGTACGGCGGCCCCGCCGTGGCCGAGGGCACCCCGCAGGAACCCCCCATGCCACTGGGCAACCTCGCCGACCGCTACGGCTGGCCCGAGGACGACGCCGACCTGTACGGCCAGCCGCGCGAGCTTTACCGCGTGATGCAGCCCGACGAACGCAAACGGCTCGCCATGAACTTCGCCGGTGCGCTGGCCGACGTGCCCGCCTTCATCGCCGACCGCTTCATCGGGCACCTCGAGAAAGTCTCGGACGAACTGGCCGGAAACGTCCGCGCCGGCATCGCGCAGAAGAAGGCCGAGGGTCACCCGGAACTCACCGACCTGCTCACCGAGACGCACACCCACGCGGCCGGCGGCGACCAGAAACCCCGTCAGACCCTGGCAGTCGGCGCCGACGACTGA